One Corythoichthys intestinalis isolate RoL2023-P3 chromosome 9, ASM3026506v1, whole genome shotgun sequence DNA window includes the following coding sequences:
- the wu:fb55g09 gene encoding coiled-coil domain-containing glutamate-rich protein 1, whose amino-acid sequence MMLSRETCGREARKGDAQPRGEKRKSSGGLTRGRKKQRQDDLQRPTLLRLRPINVKGNRARGMRAPKNTNQFLMHEKYQMMHMRSDSVGSDTGGSCSDSDSELTDMDSYLGALENARGALPDGPDPAPEPPSGTRQDQEVQHEDSMQYFPSEDDLLQSHNFMQRDFAQFCDFLTS is encoded by the coding sequence ATGATGCTCTCCAGGGAGACGTGCGGGCGAGAAGCCCGGAAGGGTGACGCGCAGCCCCGCGGCGAGAAGCGCAAGAGTAGCGGCGGCTTGACCAGGGGACGCAAGAAGCAAAGGCAGGATGATCTTCAGAGGCCCACTTTGCTGCGCCTCCGGCCCATCAACGTCAAAGGCAACCGAGCTCGGGGCATGCGCGCCCCCAAGAACACCAACCAGTTCCTCATGCACGAGAAGTACCAGATGATGCACATGCGTTCCGATTCGGTGGGCAGCGACACCGGGGGAAGCTGCTCCGATAGCGACTCGGAGCTCACCGACATGGACTCGTACCTGGGCGCCCTGGAGAACGCCAGAGGAGCCCTGCCAGACGGTCCTGATCCAGCACCAGAACCGCCGAGCGGGACGCGGCAGGACCAGGAGGTCCAACATGAGGACAGCATGCAGTACTTTCCGTCCGAGGACGACCTTTTGCAGAGCCACAACTTCATGCAACGGGACTTTGCGCAGTTTTGTGACTTTTTGACGTCGTAA